The window CGGATATGGCGGCGGCGATGAGGAGTCTTGGAAAACCCGAGGCGGCAGAGGAAATTGCAGCGCTTGCGCTGCGGATTTGTAAAGAAGGGTGAGAGCGTTGCTCAAGGATTTGAAGGGGATTCACAACATACATTTTGTCGGTATCGGCGGCGCAGGGATGAGCCCGCTCGCAAAGATTCTCCTCCTGCTCGGCTACAAGGTGTCCGGCTCCGATCAGGGGACATCGCCGATCATCGAGGAGCTTGTGCGTCTCGGCGCACGCGTATGGACGGACGGACAGCGTGCGGAGAATGTGCGCGGTGCAGATGCGATTGTTGTATCCACGGCGATTCCCTATGACAATCCCGAGGTGATCGCAGCGTGGGATCTGCGCATTCCGAAGCTGCACCGTTCGGACATCAACGCCGCGCTCGTCAACGCGTATGACGGCATCGCGGTCGCGGGTTCGCACGGCAAGACGACGACCACTTCCATGATCGGCGTGACGCTCGACCGCGTGGGTGTGTCTCCGACCATCATTGTCGGCGGCGAGGTGCCTGACCTCGGCACGAATGCAAAGCTCGGCACGAGTCGCTATCTCGTTTCCGAGGCGGATGAGAGCGACGGCTCTTTCCTAAAGCTGCGCCCCCACGTCGCTGTGGTGACGAACGTCGAGGACGATCACATGGATCACTACGGCACAATGGAGAAGATCATCGAGGCATTCCGCACCTTCATCAATCAGGTGGATGAGGACGGGACGGCAGTTCTCTGCTTTGAAAATGAAATTTTGCGAACGCTTGCGGCAGAGACGAAACGGCGCGTGATCTCCTATGCCATCGATCAGGAGGCGGACTATCGTGCAGCAGACATCGAGACGCACGGATCAATCATCTCCTTCACCGTATTCGAGCGCGGCGCGGAGCTGGGGCGTATCTCGCTCAACATCCCCGGGCGGCACAACGTCCTCAATGCGCTTGCGTGCATCGCCGTCGCACGCCTTGCGAACGTCGGCTTTGCACAGATACAGGACGCGCTTGCGGGCTTCCACGGGGCGAAACGCCGCTTCCAGACGAAGGGCAAGGAGCGTGGCGTCTGGGTCGTGGACGACTATGCCCACCACCCGACGGAGATCGCCGTGACGCTCACGGCGGCGCGTGCGACAAATCCCGCGCGGCTCATCTGTGTGTTCCAGCCGCACCGCTACTCGCGCACGAACCTCCTGCGTACGGAGTTCGGCGGATGTTTTGCCGCCGCTGACCTGCTCATCCTTACCGATGTCTATGCGGCGGGTGAGGCTCCGATCCCGGGCGTCAGCGGCGAGACGCTGATGGAGGAGGTCGCAAAGCAGACGGGACAGGATGCGGTCTATCTGCCGGAGCGTGCCGACCTCGAACGCTATCTTGCACAGCATGTCCGTGCGGGCGATCTCGTCATCACCATGGGGGCGGGCAACATCCTGGAGGTTGGGGAAACGCTTGTGGAGCAGCTGAAAAATGGGACGGCAGGCGCAGGGGAGCGGCCGATTGTCGTTGTTATGGGCGGCACATCCACCGAAGCGGAAGTTTCTCGCCGCTCGGGGGCTGCAATCCTTGAGGCACTGCGGGCGAAGGACTATCCAGCCATCGGCATGGAGCTCGTACCAACGACGTTTGCCGAGGAGATTCAAAAGCTGAATCCCGCGATCGTGTTCAACGCACTGCATGGGAAGTACGGTGAGGACGGTATTCTGCAGGGGACGCTCGATATGCTTGGCATCCCCTACACGGGTTCGGGTGTCCGTGCAGCGGCACTTACCATGGACAAGCTGTCGGCAAAGCGCATCTTCCGTGCAGAGGGGATCAGAACACCGCGTTTCCTCTGTCTCCATGCGGGAGAGCGGGACGCGCGTATGACAGAGCGTGTGCGTGCCGAGTTTGATCTTCCTGTTGTTGTCAAAGCACCCGAGCAGGGGTCGAGCATCGGTGTCTACATCGTGACACGGGAGGAGGATTTGCAGCGCGCAATCGACGAGGCATTCTCCTACGGCAGCGAGGTGCTCATCGAGGAGTTTATCCGTGGGCGCGAGCTTACTGTTGTTGTTTGGGGTACATCGTCGGATGCACAGGCACTGCCCGTCATCGAGATCACAACGACCTCGGGACGCTACGACTACGCGAGCAAGTATACCCCGGGCGCATCGGCGCACATCGTGCCGGCACAGCTTTCACCGGAGTGCACGGCTGCCGTGCAGGAGCTCGCCGTGCGTGCGTTCCGTGCGTGTGGCTGCGCCGGGGTGGCGCGTCTGGATGTCATGCTGAGCGAAGATGGGCAGCCGTATGCGATCGAGGTCAATTCCGTGCCCGGCATGACGGCGACATCTCTGGTGCCCGATGCCGCGCGTGCGATCGGCATCGAGTTCCCCGAGCTCTGTGAGAAAATCCTGGCGATGGCAGGGTACCCCCGATGAGTTCACGCCGCATTCTGAGGGGGGCATTCTATCTCCTTGGTGCTGCTGCTGTAATCGCCGCCCTCATCTACTCGCCGCTCTTCACCTTTCAGCAACTCGTCGTGCACGGCAACGTGCATTTGGACGAGGCTGAGCTTTGCGAGATCGCACGCATTCGGTACGGTGCACGGCTCTTTGAGCTGCAGACGGATACCATGACGACGAATCTCCTTCATGATCTGCGTATTGAGTCTGCCGTTGTGCGGCGGCAGCTGCCGAACAAGATCGAGATGGAGATTGTTGAGCGCGTTCCTGTGGCGACGGTCGCCTGCGACTACGGTTATCTGGATTTTGACCGACAGGGCAAGGTTATCGCGAGCTATCGGTCGCTCAAGGGGGCGGATATTCCGATCATTACAGGGGTGCGGCTGCGGGATCTCTACATCGGGGATGACAACAACAATGCGCAGATCACATATGTGATTGCGTTTCTTGCCAAGATTGATCCGGCGGACATCGGGCAGATCTCCGAGGTCAATATCACCGTGCCGTCTGCCGTTGTCGCCTATACCAAGTCGGCTCTGCCGATTCGTCTCGGGCAGCTCGAACACATTCCCGAAAAGGCGGGGCTGACCCAGGATTTTTTGCAGGATCAAAAGACGACGCGTCATACGGTGGAGTATGTCGATTTCAGCTATGATGCACCGTTCATTAAACTCGCGGATAAGATCACAGAAGGGAAATAAATGAAACAATTTTGGCAGGGCGGGTGGCTTATCGCCCTCGTCTGTATCCTCATCGGCTTTATGATCGCCGTGCAGTTCCGGACGGCACGGGATGGAAAGGGAAGTCTTTCGCAGCAGCGCATTGAGGAGATTTCCGACCGTCTGCTCCAGACGGAGCATGAACGCGACGAGCTCGGTGAGGAACTGCGCAAAATGCAGGCAGCAGCTGCGGACAAGGGAAATGTGCAGGATCAGGAGCTGCTGCGCTACCGTGCCGCACTTGTGCCTCTTGAGGGGGAAGGGGTGATCGTGCGCATGGACGACAGTGCAAAACCTGTCAAGGCGGGCGAGAATCCAAACCTCTACGTCATTCATGATGACGATCTCCTGCGCGTCATCAACGAACTGCGTGCAGCGGGAGCGGAGGCGATCTCCGTCAACGGTCAGCGTCTCACGGGCATCTCCGAGATCCGCTGTGCAGGACCGACGCTCTCCGTGAACAATGTGCGCTCCTCCGCACCGTTCGAGGTGCGTGCCATCGGTGACAAAAAGTCGCTTGAGAACTCCCTGCGAATGCGCGGTGGTGTCGTTGAGACGCTAAGTGTCTGGGGCATCCAGCTCGATATAACGGCCAGTGATGATGTCTACATTCCGCCCTATCGCGGGAGCATCCGTCAGAGCTATGCACGTGAGACGGAAGAACGCGAGGAGGGAAGCAAATGATCTACATCGTCATGGTCAGTTTGATCATCGGTCTTGTCATTGGATATAACAGTCCGATCGTTATCCCGCTTGCCTACACGAAGCTCTTTTCTGTCGCACTCGTCGCCGCACTGGATGCGGCGTTCGGCGGCCTTCGGGCGGCTGTGGCGGAACGCTTTGACAAGCACGTTTTTGTCACGGGCTTCTTCTCGAATACACTGCTTGCGGCGGCGCTCGTCTTTATCGGCGACCGTCTCGGTATCGACCTCTACTACGTTGCGCTGCTCGCATTTGGCTTCCGTATTTTCAAAAACCTTGCGATCCTGCGCCGCTATCTGCTCAAGGACTACCGTGACGGCGCACAATAAATTTATCGAAAAAACTCTGTCTGCTATGGAAATATATTGATTTTCATGGTAAAATATGCGAGGATAATTATTGTTTTTTAATAGATCAGCATGATACAGACACGATATGGAGGCTGAAGCTGTGTTCGAAATGGATGATAACTTTGAGGAACTCGCAAAGATCATCGTTGTCGGTGTGGGCGGCGGCGGCGGTAACGCGGTAAATAATATGATCGACTCCGGCTTGCAGGGGGTCGAGTTTGTTGCAATCAATACAGATGCACAGGCACTTCTGCAGTCGAAGGCTGCAATGCGCATTCAGATCGGTGAAAAGCGTACGCGCGGGCTCGGAGCGGGTGCACGTCCCGAGATCGGGGAGGCGGCTGCGACGGAGAGCCGTGAGAAGATTGTAGAGGCACTGCGCGGCGCAGACATGGTCTTTATCACTGCCGGCATGGGTGGCGGCACGGGGACGGGCGCAGCTCCCGTTGTCGCGGAGTGTGCACGCGAGCTCGGCGCACTCACCGTTGCGGTTGTAACGCGGCCTTTTTCCTATGAAGGGATGGCGCGTGCGCGCAACGCGGAGTCCGGCATTTCGAATCTGCAGCAGCATGTCGACACCATCATCACGATTCCAAACGACCGCCTCATGAAGATCATCGACAAGAGCACGCCGGTCACCGAGGCGTTCAGCAAGGTTGATAATGTCCTCTGGCAGGGGGTCAAGGGCATCACCGACCTCATTACAAATCAGGGGGTTATCAACCTCGACTTTGCGGATGTCAAGACGACGATGTCGAATGGCGGTGCGGCGATCATGGGCATCGGCGAGGCGCGCGGCGAAGGTGCGTCCGTTGCGGCGGCAAAGGCGGCAATCGAGTCACCGTTGCTTGAGACGAGCATCGAGGGGGCGACCTCCGTCATTATGAACTTTACGGGTGCAAAGACGCTCAGTATGCTTGAAGTCGGCGAGGCTTCGGATTGGCTCTCCAGCATGATTATGAACGCAACGAACGTCAGTCAGCCGAATATCATCTGGGGTGTTGCCGTTGATGAAAATCTTGAGGACAGTGTGCGTGTCACCGTCGTAGCGACGGGCTTCGGCCTCTCGGAGAGCGGTGCAGCCGGCAGTACGGATACAGGGCTAAGTGCGGACTGGATCTCCATGCCGGGGATGAGCAGTGTTTCCGCCTCCAAGACCGCGGCAGCGCAGCCCGGTCAGTCGCAGCCGCAGGCACGTCCTGCCGCCGCAATCGTACCGCCGAACCTCGGCAGTGCGGCAAACAATCGTCGTATGAATGTCGTCGAGCCGAACACCGGAACGTCGGGGACGGACATCATCGATATTCCTGCATGGATGCGTCAGCGCTGAATGAACGTCCTTCCTGTCATATACAATAAAAAAGCACCGTATCAACGGTGCTTTTTTATTGCGTTCAGCTTTCCAGATCGGGGCGGAGTTTTGCCGCCTCCCGCAGATAGACGTGATGAATGTCCGCCTGTGCCGCATCCGTATTGACGAGGAGAAGGACGCGAATGCAGGACGGCAGACTGTCCTCGATGGCGCATTGACGTGCGTCAAAGAGCGGAACGAGATCGAAACCGGGGAGCCGACGCACGCCTGCCGTCGGAAATGCTGCCGTCAGTTCCTCGGTCGCGCTGAAAATCGCCGCGCCAATGTCTCCGGCGGTAATGGAATTTGCATGGAGGAGCTCGGTGATCAGTTCCTGTGCCGCCCGCCAGATTTCTTCCTTTTCATTGCGCCTGACTGTGATGGCGCCGCGTATACCGCGCATACTCTACACTCCCTTGTGAATGTCCCAGATGAGCCGAAGGCTTAAAATAAATGCGATGAGATAGCCGAGGATACCGAGGAACGGAATGCCGCCGATCTGCGGCTTCATATCCGTCGTACAAATCGTACTCGATGCAATGAGAAGTGCAGCGCAGAGAAGGGCAATGATGAGTTTGTTGATCATCTTGTCAAGACGCTGAACGGGCTCCTCCGATCCGGTGAGATCGATGTTGAGCTTTGCCTGTCCGCTCATCGTCATCTTGAGGAGATCGGCGAGCTGCTCGGGAATCCGGGCGGATTTGCGCAGGAGCATGATGCCTTCCTGCCGTGCTTTTGCAAGTCCCTCGCGCCATGTCATTCCCTGTACGATGCTGAGTGAGAGGCTGCGTGCAAAGATCTCAAGGAAGCTGACCTCGGGAGCGCAGCGGCGCATGACGATCTCCACGGTCATGACACCGCGTGCAAACATGGCAAGTCCGCTCGGACAACCGATGTTGTGCACGCGCAGGATGCCGAGGATCTGATTCGTCAGCACGCCCATGTGTACGTCCGTGAAATCAAGAGTGCCGTACTGCTCCATCATTACGTCAATGTCCTGATAGAGCTGTGCGTGGTTGATGCGTCCCCGTACGATGCCAAGGGCAAGGACTGCAGCCTTCATCTCAAATGTATCGTGCGTCGCAAGAGCGAGGATTGCACGGCGCAGTGCCGTACGGTCGCGGTTGCTGAGACGACCCATCATGCCGAGATCGAGCCAGACAATCGTCCCGTTGCGCACGCGGATGTTGCCGGGATGCGGGTCGCCGTGGAAGAATCCGTCCTCGATGATCTGTTTGGCGTAGTTCTCGCCGAGTCTCCGACCGATCTGCGTGACATTGATGCCAGCTGCGTGCAGGGCATCGGTCTGATCGAGGGGGATGCCGTCGATGTACTCCATCACTAGAATGTGCTGTGTGGAGAGATCGCGCAGGACGCGCGGACAGGAGATGAAAGGATTGTCGCGGTTCAAATGCGCGAACTCCTCAATGTGACCTGCCTCGATGAGAAAGTCCATCTCCTGCTTTGCGATGTTCCACATCTCATCCATCAGCGTCCGAAAATCCACAACATCATCGCGGCTGACCAGCCGAATGATGGTCGCGGCACGCTTCATGAGGGTGAGATCCATGCGCATAATCTCGTGGATGCCGGGACGCTGCACCTTGATGACGACATCCTCGCCGTTTGCCAGACGCGCACGATGCGCCTGTGCGATGCTCGCAGAGCCGAGCGGTGTGCTGTCAATCGAGCGAAAGACCTTGTTCCATTCGCGTTCGTATTCCTGCTCGACGATGGAGAGGATGACGGGGAAGGGGAGGGGGCGTGCACCCGTTTGGAGCTTCATGAGTTCATCGCAGTACTCCGTCGGAAGAAAGTCGGGGCGCATACTCATGATCTGCCCGAATTTGACAAAGGTGGGACCAAGATCCTCGAAGATGGCACGCAGTTTTACGGGGGTCAGACCGTGTACAATGTCATGACGGCGTAGAACGGTCACCATCTCGCGCAGACGCAGGGCGGCGTTTTTGTTCTCCGTGCCCTGTAAGAGTGTGCCAAGCATGATCTCACCCTCTCAGTTTAGAATTTATGCCGATGTGCTCCACGCGAACGCCTCGTTGCGTAAGTGATCGTGCGCTTGTACGCTTAAATACCGTCGGACTTCTTAAACGCGCTTCGCTTGAACGAAAGAAATCCGACGGAGCGTACCGCGCACTTTACTCACTTACTTCACTAGGGTTCGCTTAGGAGCAACATACGGCATGTTTCCGATCTGTTTCCTGTATTAAGGAAGCACTGATAAATTCAGCGCCGCCATCTTGACGTATCTTTTTTGCTCGCACTGTGTCGGCAAATCCTCCACATAGCCCTTGCTATGCGTCCGGTTTGCCTTCTTGTTCGGACGAAAAATCTATGCCAATCTGACGGACTTCATTTTATCAGCGATTCCTTAAGGAATCACTCCGCCGCTTTGTACTTCTCCGCAAGCTGCTGCTTCACGGTCTCGTTGCTGAGGAATTCATCGTAGGTCGAGATGCGGTCAACGACGCCGACGGGGGTAATCTCGATGATGCGGTTCGCGACCGTCTGCGTGAACTCGTGGTCACGCGAGGCAAAGAGGATCGTACCGCTGAACGACATCAGTCCATTGTTGAGAGCGGTGATGGATTCGAGGTCGAGGTGGTCGGTCGGCTCGTCAAAGACGAGGACGTTCGCGCCTGAGAGCATCATGCGTGAGAGCATACAGCGCACGCGCTCGCCGCCGGAGAGCACCTCGGCACGCTTTTGACTTTCCTCGCCCGAAAAGAGCATACGCCCGAGAAAACCGCGCACAAATGTTTCGTCCGGATCCTTCGAATACTGGCGCAGCCAGTCGACGAGATTCAGTTTGACATCATCGAAATACGCGTTGTTGTCCGAGGGAAGGTAGGTTTGTGTCGTCGTCACACCCCATTTGAACGTGCCTTCATCGGCTTCTTCCTCACCCATGAGGATTTTGAACAGCATGGTCTTTGCCGCGCCGTTCGGTCCTACAAAGGCGACCTTGTCTCCCTTTTTGAGGGTAAAGCTGACATTCTTGAAGAGCTGACGACCGTCGACCTCCTTTGAGAGACCTTCCACCGTGAGGAGCTGATCGCCTGCCTCGCGGTCGGGGGTAAAGGCGATGTAGGGATAGCGGCGCGTGGAGGGCTTGATGTCGTCGAGGGTAATGCGCTCAAGGAGCTTTTTGCGTGAAGTCGCCTGACGGGACTTCGAGGCATTTGCCGAGAACCGCTGGATGAAGGTCTGGAGCTCCTTGATCTTTTCCTCTTTCTTTTTGTTCGCGTCCTTTGCCATCTGGAGTGCCAGCTGACTGGACTGATACCAGAAGTCGTAGTTGCCGGCGAAGAGGGAGATCTTGCCGAAGTCCACATCGCAGATGTAGGTGCAGACCTGATTGAGGAAGTGACGGTCATGTGACACAACAATGACCGTGTTCGGGAAGTCCGCGAGGAAGTTCTC of the Selenomonas dianae genome contains:
- a CDS encoding secretion protein HlyD encodes the protein MFRPNKKANRTHSKGYVEDLPTQCEQKRYVKMAALNLSVLP
- the ftsZ gene encoding cell division protein FtsZ, with product MEAEAVFEMDDNFEELAKIIVVGVGGGGGNAVNNMIDSGLQGVEFVAINTDAQALLQSKAAMRIQIGEKRTRGLGAGARPEIGEAAATESREKIVEALRGADMVFITAGMGGGTGTGAAPVVAECARELGALTVAVVTRPFSYEGMARARNAESGISNLQQHVDTIITIPNDRLMKIIDKSTPVTEAFSKVDNVLWQGVKGITDLITNQGVINLDFADVKTTMSNGGAAIMGIGEARGEGASVAAAKAAIESPLLETSIEGATSVIMNFTGAKTLSMLEVGEASDWLSSMIMNATNVSQPNIIWGVAVDENLEDSVRVTVVATGFGLSESGAAGSTDTGLSADWISMPGMSSVSASKTAAAQPGQSQPQARPAAAIVPPNLGSAANNRRMNVVEPNTGTSGTDIIDIPAWMRQR
- a CDS encoding DUF881 domain-containing protein, translated to MKQFWQGGWLIALVCILIGFMIAVQFRTARDGKGSLSQQRIEEISDRLLQTEHERDELGEELRKMQAAAADKGNVQDQELLRYRAALVPLEGEGVIVRMDDSAKPVKAGENPNLYVIHDDDLLRVINELRAAGAEAISVNGQRLTGISEIRCAGPTLSVNNVRSSAPFEVRAIGDKKSLENSLRMRGGVVETLSVWGIQLDITASDDVYIPPYRGSIRQSYARETEEREEGSK
- the aroH gene encoding chorismate mutase, with product MRGIRGAITVRRNEKEEIWRAAQELITELLHANSITAGDIGAAIFSATEELTAAFPTAGVRRLPGFDLVPLFDARQCAIEDSLPSCIRVLLLVNTDAAQADIHHVYLREAAKLRPDLES
- a CDS encoding ABC1 kinase family protein, whose product is MLGTLLQGTENKNAALRLREMVTVLRRHDIVHGLTPVKLRAIFEDLGPTFVKFGQIMSMRPDFLPTEYCDELMKLQTGARPLPFPVILSIVEQEYEREWNKVFRSIDSTPLGSASIAQAHRARLANGEDVVIKVQRPGIHEIMRMDLTLMKRAATIIRLVSRDDVVDFRTLMDEMWNIAKQEMDFLIEAGHIEEFAHLNRDNPFISCPRVLRDLSTQHILVMEYIDGIPLDQTDALHAAGINVTQIGRRLGENYAKQIIEDGFFHGDPHPGNIRVRNGTIVWLDLGMMGRLSNRDRTALRRAILALATHDTFEMKAAVLALGIVRGRINHAQLYQDIDVMMEQYGTLDFTDVHMGVLTNQILGILRVHNIGCPSGLAMFARGVMTVEIVMRRCAPEVSFLEIFARSLSLSIVQGMTWREGLAKARQEGIMLLRKSARIPEQLADLLKMTMSGQAKLNIDLTGSEEPVQRLDKMINKLIIALLCAALLIASSTICTTDMKPQIGGIPFLGILGYLIAFILSLRLIWDIHKGV
- a CDS encoding ABC-F family ATP-binding cassette domain-containing protein, whose product is MITVNNLSLQFGKRVLYKDVNLKFTPGNCYGIIGANGAGKSTFLKLLSGDIEPTGGIVDITPGERLAVLKQDHYAYDEVEVLRTVIMGHPRLVEIMDEKDALYEKADFSDEDGMRASELEAEFAELDGWNAETEAAQLLSGLGIPDAKHTLKMNELSPSEKVRVLLAQALFGSPDILLLDEPTNHLDVSSINWLENFLADFPNTVIVVSHDRHFLNQVCTYICDVDFGKISLFAGNYDFWYQSSQLALQMAKDANKKKEEKIKELQTFIQRFSANASKSRQATSRKKLLERITLDDIKPSTRRYPYIAFTPDREAGDQLLTVEGLSKEVDGRQLFKNVSFTLKKGDKVAFVGPNGAAKTMLFKILMGEEEADEGTFKWGVTTTQTYLPSDNNAYFDDVKLNLVDWLRQYSKDPDETFVRGFLGRMLFSGEESQKRAEVLSGGERVRCMLSRMMLSGANVLVFDEPTDHLDLESITALNNGLMSFSGTILFASRDHEFTQTVANRIIEITPVGVVDRISTYDEFLSNETVKQQLAEKYKAAE
- the murC gene encoding UDP-N-acetylmuramate--L-alanine ligase, whose protein sequence is MLKDLKGIHNIHFVGIGGAGMSPLAKILLLLGYKVSGSDQGTSPIIEELVRLGARVWTDGQRAENVRGADAIVVSTAIPYDNPEVIAAWDLRIPKLHRSDINAALVNAYDGIAVAGSHGKTTTTSMIGVTLDRVGVSPTIIVGGEVPDLGTNAKLGTSRYLVSEADESDGSFLKLRPHVAVVTNVEDDHMDHYGTMEKIIEAFRTFINQVDEDGTAVLCFENEILRTLAAETKRRVISYAIDQEADYRAADIETHGSIISFTVFERGAELGRISLNIPGRHNVLNALACIAVARLANVGFAQIQDALAGFHGAKRRFQTKGKERGVWVVDDYAHHPTEIAVTLTAARATNPARLICVFQPHRYSRTNLLRTEFGGCFAAADLLILTDVYAAGEAPIPGVSGETLMEEVAKQTGQDAVYLPERADLERYLAQHVRAGDLVITMGAGNILEVGETLVEQLKNGTAGAGERPIVVVMGGTSTEAEVSRRSGAAILEALRAKDYPAIGMELVPTTFAEEIQKLNPAIVFNALHGKYGEDGILQGTLDMLGIPYTGSGVRAAALTMDKLSAKRIFRAEGIRTPRFLCLHAGERDARMTERVRAEFDLPVVVKAPEQGSSIGVYIVTREEDLQRAIDEAFSYGSEVLIEEFIRGRELTVVVWGTSSDAQALPVIEITTTSGRYDYASKYTPGASAHIVPAQLSPECTAAVQELAVRAFRACGCAGVARLDVMLSEDGQPYAIEVNSVPGMTATSLVPDAARAIGIEFPELCEKILAMAGYPR
- a CDS encoding cell division protein FtsQ/DivIB, with the translated sequence MSSRRILRGAFYLLGAAAVIAALIYSPLFTFQQLVVHGNVHLDEAELCEIARIRYGARLFELQTDTMTTNLLHDLRIESAVVRRQLPNKIEMEIVERVPVATVACDYGYLDFDRQGKVIASYRSLKGADIPIITGVRLRDLYIGDDNNNAQITYVIAFLAKIDPADIGQISEVNITVPSAVVAYTKSALPIRLGQLEHIPEKAGLTQDFLQDQKTTRHTVEYVDFSYDAPFIKLADKITEGK
- a CDS encoding small basic family protein; its protein translation is MIYIVMVSLIIGLVIGYNSPIVIPLAYTKLFSVALVAALDAAFGGLRAAVAERFDKHVFVTGFFSNTLLAAALVFIGDRLGIDLYYVALLAFGFRIFKNLAILRRYLLKDYRDGAQ